Proteins from a genomic interval of Pseudomonas sp. RC10:
- the uppS gene encoding polyprenyl diphosphate synthase has product MEKTKLAVPSSVPRHVAIIMDGNNRWAKKRLLPGVAGHKAGVDAVRAVIEVCAEAKVEVLTLFAFSSENWQRPAEEVGALMELFFTALRRETKRLNENGISLRIIGDRARFHPELQAAIREAEAKTAGNTRFVLQIAANYGGQWDIAQAAQRLAREVQAGHLRPDDITPELLQTCLATGDLPLPDLCIRTGGEHRISNFLLWQLAYAELYFSDLFWPDFKHEAMRDALADFASRQRRFGKTSEQVEAGARA; this is encoded by the coding sequence ATGGAAAAGACAAAGCTGGCTGTGCCGTCATCGGTGCCGCGTCATGTCGCGATCATCATGGATGGGAACAATCGCTGGGCTAAAAAGCGTCTGTTGCCGGGTGTGGCGGGTCACAAGGCTGGCGTGGACGCTGTCCGTGCGGTGATCGAAGTGTGTGCCGAGGCCAAGGTCGAGGTGCTGACGCTGTTTGCGTTCTCCAGTGAAAACTGGCAGCGGCCAGCCGAAGAGGTCGGCGCGTTGATGGAGTTGTTCTTCACGGCGTTGCGTCGTGAGACCAAGCGCCTGAACGAGAACGGTATCAGTCTGCGCATCATTGGTGACCGTGCACGATTCCATCCTGAGCTTCAGGCTGCGATTCGCGAGGCTGAAGCGAAAACCGCCGGCAACACCCGCTTTGTCCTGCAAATCGCCGCCAACTATGGCGGCCAGTGGGACATCGCCCAGGCGGCGCAACGTTTGGCCCGTGAAGTGCAGGCCGGGCATTTGCGCCCGGACGACATTACGCCCGAACTCTTGCAGACGTGCCTGGCCACCGGTGACTTGCCATTGCCGGACCTGTGCATCCGTACCGGTGGCGAACACCGCATCAGTAATTTCTTGCTTTGGCAGCTGGCGTACGCCGAGCTGTACTTCTCCGACCTGTTCTGGCCGGACTTCAAACACGAAGCCATGCGCGATGCGCTGGCCGATTTCGCTTCGCGCCAACGCCGCTTCGGGAAAACCAGCGAGCAGGTAGAAGCTGGAGCCCGTGCTTAA
- the dapC gene encoding succinyldiaminopimelate transaminase gives MNNALQQLQPYPFEKLRALLGTVTPNPDKRPIALSIGEPKHTSPAFVAKALADNLDQMAVYPTTAGIPALREAIAHWCERRFSVPQGWLDAGKHVLPVNGTREALFAFTQTVVNRSDDGLVISPNPFYQIYEGAAFLAGAKPHYLPCLVEHGFNPDFDAVPADIWKRCQILFLCSPGNPTGALTPVDTLKKLIALADEHDFVIAADECYSELYFDEDTPPPGLLTACAELGRQDFKRCVVFHSLSKRSNLPGLRSGFVAGDADILKGFLLYRTYHGCAMPVQTQLASIAAWNDEEHVRANRDLYREKYDAVLDILSPVMDVQRPDGSFYLWPNVGGDDAQFCRDLFEAEHVTVVPGSYLSRDVDGFNPGAGRVRMALVAPLAECVEAAERIRNFVKRR, from the coding sequence ATGAACAACGCTTTGCAACAGCTCCAGCCTTACCCGTTCGAAAAGCTCCGCGCGCTGCTGGGTACCGTGACGCCGAACCCGGACAAGCGGCCAATCGCCTTGTCCATCGGCGAGCCGAAGCATACTTCGCCTGCGTTCGTCGCCAAGGCACTGGCCGACAACCTCGACCAGATGGCCGTTTACCCGACGACAGCGGGCATTCCAGCCCTGCGCGAAGCCATCGCTCACTGGTGCGAACGCCGTTTCAGCGTTCCGCAGGGCTGGCTGGATGCGGGCAAGCACGTGCTACCGGTCAACGGCACCCGTGAGGCACTGTTCGCTTTCACCCAAACCGTGGTCAATCGCAGCGATGACGGACTGGTCATCAGCCCGAACCCGTTCTATCAGATTTACGAAGGTGCTGCGTTCCTGGCCGGGGCCAAGCCGCATTACCTGCCGTGCCTGGTCGAACACGGCTTCAACCCCGATTTTGACGCTGTGCCTGCGGACATCTGGAAGCGTTGCCAGATCCTGTTCCTGTGCTCGCCGGGCAACCCGACTGGCGCGCTGACCCCGGTGGACACGCTGAAAAAGCTGATCGCGCTGGCCGACGAACACGATTTCGTGATCGCTGCTGACGAATGCTACAGCGAGCTGTATTTCGATGAAGACACCCCGCCGCCGGGCCTGCTGACCGCCTGCGCCGAACTCGGCCGCCAGGACTTCAAGCGTTGCGTCGTGTTCCACAGCCTGTCCAAGCGGTCGAACCTGCCGGGCCTGCGCTCGGGCTTCGTCGCCGGTGACGCCGACATCCTCAAGGGCTTCCTGCTCTACCGCACCTACCACGGCTGCGCCATGCCGGTTCAGACCCAGCTTGCCAGCATCGCGGCCTGGAATGATGAAGAACACGTCAGGGCTAACCGCGACCTGTACCGCGAGAAGTACGATGCGGTGCTGGATATCCTCTCCCCGGTCATGGATGTGCAGCGCCCGGACGGCAGTTTCTACCTGTGGCCAAACGTCGGCGGCGACGACGCGCAATTCTGCCGTGACCTGTTCGAAGCCGAACACGTGACGGTGGTGCCGGGTTCTTACCTGTCGCGGGATGTGGACGGGTTCAACCCCGGCGCAGGCCGTGTGCGCATGGCACTCGTTGCGCCGTTGGCCGAGTGCGTCGAAGCGGCTGAGCGGATTCGGAATTTCGTGAAGCGCCGCTGA
- the pyrH gene encoding UMP kinase — protein sequence MAQQGSGYQARYKRILLKLSGEALMGSEEFGIDPKVLDRMALEVGQLVGIGVQVGLVIGGGNLFRGAALSAAGMDRVTGDHMGMLATVMNALAMRDALERANISAIVMSAISMVGVTDHYDRRKAMRHLNAKEVVIFAAGTGNPFFTTDSAACLRAIEIDADVVLKATKVDGVYTADPFKDPHAEKFDHLTYDEVLDRKLGVMDLTAICLCRDHKMPLRVFNMNKPGALLNIVHGGAEGTLIEEGEQ from the coding sequence ATGGCTCAGCAGGGCAGTGGTTATCAAGCTCGCTATAAACGCATTCTACTCAAGCTTAGCGGCGAGGCCCTGATGGGGTCCGAAGAGTTCGGTATCGACCCCAAAGTGCTGGATCGTATGGCGCTTGAAGTGGGTCAGTTGGTAGGAATCGGTGTTCAGGTCGGTCTGGTCATCGGTGGTGGCAACCTGTTCCGTGGTGCGGCGCTTAGCGCAGCTGGCATGGATCGAGTCACGGGTGATCACATGGGCATGCTGGCCACTGTGATGAACGCCTTGGCCATGCGTGATGCGCTGGAGCGCGCCAATATTTCCGCCATCGTGATGTCGGCCATCTCCATGGTGGGTGTGACCGATCACTATGATCGCCGCAAGGCAATGCGTCACCTCAACGCCAAAGAAGTGGTGATCTTCGCCGCGGGCACTGGCAACCCGTTCTTCACCACCGATTCGGCAGCGTGCCTGCGCGCGATTGAAATTGACGCCGATGTGGTGTTGAAGGCAACCAAGGTCGATGGTGTGTACACTGCCGATCCATTCAAAGACCCGCATGCCGAGAAGTTCGATCATCTGACTTACGATGAAGTGCTGGATCGCAAGCTGGGCGTAATGGACCTGACGGCCATCTGCCTGTGCCGTGACCACAAGATGCCGTTGCGTGTCTTTAATATGAACAAACCCGGCGCCCTGCTGAATATCGTGCATGGCGGCGCGGAAGGAACTTTGATCGAGGAAGGCGAACAATGA
- the frr gene encoding ribosome recycling factor: MINEIKKDAQERMQKSIESLNHAFGQIRTGKAHPSILGNVMVPYYGTDTPLSGVANVTVKDSRTLQVVAFERNMLAAVDKAIQSAGLNLNPTNLGELLLISMPALTEETRKGFTKQARSAAEDARVAVRNIRRDALGDLKKLVKDKEISEDEERRGTAEIDKLIKDFEAQITKATEEKEKDLMAV; this comes from the coding sequence ATGATCAACGAAATCAAAAAAGACGCTCAAGAGCGCATGCAAAAATCCATCGAATCCCTGAACCACGCGTTTGGCCAGATTCGTACCGGCAAGGCACACCCAAGCATCCTGGGTAACGTGATGGTTCCGTACTACGGCACCGATACCCCGTTGAGCGGTGTTGCCAACGTCACGGTCAAGGATTCCCGTACCCTCCAGGTCGTGGCGTTTGAGCGCAACATGCTCGCGGCGGTCGATAAGGCGATTCAGAGTGCAGGCTTGAACCTCAACCCGACCAACCTCGGTGAGCTGCTGCTGATCTCCATGCCCGCCCTGACGGAAGAAACACGTAAAGGCTTCACCAAGCAGGCGCGCAGTGCAGCCGAAGATGCTCGTGTCGCTGTGCGTAACATTCGCCGCGACGCATTGGGCGATCTGAAAAAGCTGGTCAAGGACAAGGAAATCAGCGAAGACGAAGAGCGTCGTGGCACGGCCGAGATCGACAAGCTGATCAAGGACTTCGAGGCTCAGATCACAAAAGCCACTGAAGAGAAAGAAAAAGACCTGATGGCCGTATAA
- the tsf gene encoding translation elongation factor Ts: MAEITAALVKELRERTGEGMMDCKKALTKAGGDIEKAIDDMRASGAIKAAKKAGNVAAEGAIAIKDNGKRAVLIEVNSQTDFLALQDDFKNFVAVSVNKAFDQPELTVEQLIEAQETERTALVAKVGENVNIRRLARVEGDVLGSYLHGNKIGVVVALKGGDAELAKDIAMHVAASNPEFLLPSDVSAEAIEREKSVFLQLNEDKIKGKPAEIADKMVQGRITKFLAEASLVEQAFVKNPEVKVGELAKKAGAEIVSFTYFKVGEGIEKPVDNFAEEVAAQVAASKQ; this comes from the coding sequence ATGGCAGAGATTACTGCAGCGTTGGTCAAAGAACTGCGCGAGCGCACTGGCGAAGGCATGATGGACTGCAAAAAAGCCTTGACCAAGGCTGGCGGCGACATCGAGAAAGCCATCGACGATATGCGTGCTTCGGGCGCAATCAAGGCAGCCAAGAAAGCAGGTAACGTCGCTGCTGAAGGCGCTATCGCAATCAAGGACAACGGCAAGCGCGCTGTCCTGATCGAAGTGAACTCGCAGACCGACTTCCTGGCGCTGCAAGACGACTTCAAAAACTTCGTCGCCGTCAGTGTCAACAAGGCTTTCGACCAGCCAGAACTGACCGTTGAGCAACTGATCGAAGCTCAGGAAACCGAGCGTACCGCTCTGGTTGCCAAAGTCGGCGAAAACGTCAACATCCGTCGTCTGGCGCGTGTTGAAGGTGATGTACTGGGCTCGTACCTGCACGGCAACAAAATCGGTGTGGTTGTAGCGCTGAAAGGCGGCGACGCCGAGCTGGCCAAAGACATCGCGATGCACGTTGCTGCCAGCAACCCTGAGTTCCTGCTGCCTTCCGACGTTTCGGCCGAAGCGATCGAGCGCGAGAAGAGTGTCTTCCTGCAACTGAACGAAGACAAGATCAAAGGCAAGCCTGCCGAGATCGCTGACAAAATGGTTCAGGGCCGCATCACCAAGTTCCTGGCCGAAGCCAGCCTGGTTGAGCAAGCGTTCGTCAAGAACCCGGAAGTCAAGGTCGGTGAACTGGCCAAGAAAGCCGGCGCTGAAATCGTTTCGTTCACCTACTTCAAAGTGGGCGAAGGCATCGAGAAGCCAGTCGACAACTTCGCTGAAGAAGTCGCTGCTCAAGTAGCTGCCAGCAAGCAATAA
- the rpsB gene encoding 30S ribosomal protein S2 produces MSQVNMRDMLKAGVHFGHQTRYWNPKMGKYIFGARNKIHIINLEKTLPMFNEALTFVERLAQGKNKILFVGTKRSAGKIVAEEAARCGSPFVDHRWLGGMLTNFKTIRASIKRLRELEVQAEDGTFAKLTKKEALMRTRDLEKLDRSLGGIKDMGGLPDALFVIDVDHERIAITEANKLGIPVIGVVDTNSSPEGVDYIIPGNDDAIRAIQLYMGSMADAVIRGRNNVSGGTEVYAEEAATAAE; encoded by the coding sequence ATGTCCCAAGTCAACATGCGCGATATGCTGAAGGCCGGTGTGCACTTCGGTCACCAAACCCGTTACTGGAACCCGAAAATGGGTAAATACATTTTCGGCGCGCGTAACAAGATTCACATCATCAACCTTGAAAAAACCCTGCCTATGTTCAACGAGGCACTGACCTTCGTAGAGCGTCTGGCCCAGGGCAAAAACAAGATTCTGTTCGTCGGCACCAAGCGTTCCGCTGGCAAGATCGTTGCTGAAGAAGCCGCACGTTGCGGTTCGCCGTTCGTCGACCACCGCTGGTTGGGCGGCATGCTGACCAACTTCAAAACCATCCGTGCCTCCATCAAGCGTCTGCGCGAGCTGGAAGTTCAGGCTGAAGACGGTACTTTCGCCAAGCTGACCAAGAAAGAGGCGCTGATGCGCACTCGCGATCTGGAAAAGCTGGACCGCAGCCTGGGTGGTATCAAGGACATGGGCGGTTTGCCTGACGCACTGTTCGTGATCGACGTTGACCACGAGCGCATCGCGATCACCGAAGCCAACAAGCTGGGTATCCCGGTCATCGGCGTTGTCGATACCAACAGCAGCCCGGAAGGCGTTGACTACATCATCCCAGGTAACGATGACGCCATTCGCGCCATTCAGCTGTACATGGGTTCGATGGCTGACGCTGTCATCCGTGGTCGCAACAACGTTTCTGGCGGCACCGAAGTTTACGCTGAAGAAGCGGCAACTGCTGCCGAGTAA
- the map gene encoding type I methionyl aminopeptidase, producing MTVTIKTPEDIEKMRVAGRLAADVLEMIGAYVKPGVTTDELDRICHDYIVNEQKAIPAPLNYKGFPKSICTSINHVVCHGIPNEKPLKEGDVLNIDVTVIKDGYHGDTSKMFHVGKVPEWAERLSKITQECMYKGIELVKPGAHLGDIGEVIQKHAEKNGFSVVKEYCGHGIGKVFHEEPQVLHYGKAGTGMELKEGMTFTIEPMINQGKADTRLLGDGWTAITKDRKLSAQWEHTILVTATGYEIFTLRSDDTIARTSA from the coding sequence ATGACCGTTACCATCAAAACCCCCGAAGACATCGAAAAGATGCGCGTCGCCGGTCGTCTGGCGGCAGACGTTCTGGAAATGATCGGGGCCTACGTCAAGCCCGGCGTCACCACTGACGAGCTGGACCGCATCTGCCACGACTACATCGTCAACGAGCAAAAAGCGATCCCTGCGCCGCTGAACTATAAGGGTTTCCCCAAATCCATCTGCACCTCGATCAACCATGTTGTCTGCCATGGCATTCCCAACGAGAAGCCGCTGAAGGAAGGCGACGTGTTGAACATCGACGTGACCGTGATCAAAGACGGTTACCACGGCGACACCAGCAAGATGTTCCACGTTGGCAAAGTGCCAGAGTGGGCCGAGCGCCTGTCGAAGATCACCCAGGAATGCATGTATAAAGGCATCGAGCTGGTCAAACCGGGCGCGCACCTGGGCGACATCGGTGAAGTGATCCAGAAACACGCTGAAAAGAACGGTTTCTCCGTCGTAAAGGAATATTGCGGCCATGGCATCGGCAAGGTGTTCCATGAAGAACCGCAAGTGCTGCACTACGGCAAGGCGGGCACCGGCATGGAACTCAAGGAAGGCATGACCTTCACCATCGAGCCGATGATCAATCAGGGCAAGGCTGATACCCGTTTGCTGGGCGACGGCTGGACCGCCATCACCAAGGACCGCAAGCTGTCGGCGCAGTGGGAGCACACCATTCTGGTCACCGCGACCGGGTATGAAATCTTCACGTTGCGCAGCGACGACACCATCGCCCGCACCTCCGCCTGA
- a CDS encoding [protein-PII] uridylyltransferase gives MPQVDPDLFDRGQFQAELALKASPIAAFKKAIRQAREVLDERFKSGREIRRLIEDRAWFVDNILQQAWEQFDWSEDADIALLAVGGYGRGELHPYSDIDLLILLDSADHEVFRDSIERFLTLLWDIGLEVGQSVRSVDECATEALADLTVITNLMESRTIAGPEHLRQRMLEVTSTSEMWPSKEFFLAKRAEQKARHHKYFDTEYNLEPNVKGSPGGLRDIQTILWVARRQYGTLNLHALADQGFLLESEHALLAASQEFLWKVRYALHMLAGRSEDRLLFDYQTSIARLLGYQDNDAKLAIERFMQKYYRVVMSIAQLSDLIIQHFEEVILSDDANTVTESINSRFQLHDGYIEATHPNVFKRTPFAILEIFVLMAQRPEIKGVRADTIRLLREHRHLINDDFRNDIRNTSLFIELFKCEIGIHRNLRRMNRYGILGLYLPEFGHIVGQMQHDLFHIYTVDAHTLNLIKHLRKLQYTQVSEKFPLASKLMAKLPKPELIYLAGLYHDIGKGRGGDHSELGAVDAEAFGIRHHLPNWDTQLIVWLVQNHLVMSTTAQRKDLSDPQVIHDFAQFVGDEVHLDYLYVLTIADINATNPTLWNSWRASLLRQLYTETKRALKRGLENPVDREEQIRRTQSAALDILVRNGTDPDDVEQLWSQLGDDYFLRHTAGDVAWHSDAILQQPADGGPLVLIKETTQREFEGGTQIFIYAPDQHDFFAVTVAAMDQLNLNIHDARVITSTSQFTLDTYIVLDSEGGSIGENPERIKAIRDGLTEALRNPDDYPTIIKRRVPRQLKHFAFAPVVTISNDAQRPVTVLELSAPDRPGLLARLGKIFLEFDLSLQNAKIATLGERVEDVFFLTDENNQPLSDPQLCSRLQDAIVTQLSVNPEPTSGLRISI, from the coding sequence ATGCCGCAGGTGGACCCAGATTTGTTCGATCGTGGCCAGTTTCAGGCCGAACTGGCGTTGAAAGCGAGCCCCATCGCCGCCTTCAAAAAGGCTATCCGTCAGGCCCGTGAGGTACTGGACGAACGCTTCAAGTCAGGCCGGGAAATTCGTCGGCTGATCGAGGACCGGGCCTGGTTCGTCGACAACATCCTGCAGCAGGCCTGGGAACAGTTCGACTGGAGCGAGGATGCCGACATTGCACTCCTCGCCGTGGGTGGCTATGGGCGCGGCGAACTGCATCCTTATTCGGACATCGACCTGCTGATCCTGCTGGACAGCGCCGATCACGAAGTTTTCCGCGACTCCATCGAGCGTTTTCTGACGCTGCTGTGGGACATTGGCCTTGAGGTTGGCCAGAGCGTGCGCTCGGTCGATGAGTGCGCCACCGAGGCCCTCGCGGATCTGACGGTGATCACCAACCTGATGGAAAGCCGCACGATTGCAGGCCCGGAGCATTTGCGTCAACGCATGCTGGAAGTCACCAGTACGAGCGAAATGTGGCCAAGCAAAGAGTTCTTCCTGGCCAAGCGCGCCGAGCAGAAAGCCCGTCATCACAAATACTTCGACACCGAATACAACCTGGAGCCGAACGTCAAAGGTTCCCCGGGTGGCCTGCGCGACATCCAGACCATTCTGTGGGTGGCCCGTCGCCAATATGGCACCCTGAACCTTCATGCCTTGGCGGACCAGGGCTTCCTGCTGGAGAGCGAACACGCGTTGCTCGCCGCCTCCCAGGAGTTTCTGTGGAAGGTGCGCTATGCCTTGCACATGCTGGCGGGCCGTTCCGAAGACCGCTTGCTATTCGATTACCAGACCAGCATCGCCCGCTTGCTGGGGTATCAGGATAACGACGCGAAACTGGCCATCGAACGCTTCATGCAGAAGTATTACCGCGTGGTCATGAGCATTGCTCAACTGAGCGATCTGATCATTCAGCACTTCGAGGAGGTGATCCTGTCGGACGACGCCAACACCGTCACCGAATCGATCAACTCGCGCTTCCAATTGCACGATGGCTACATCGAAGCGACCCATCCGAATGTCTTCAAACGCACGCCGTTCGCGATTCTGGAGATCTTCGTGTTGATGGCTCAGCGCCCGGAAATCAAGGGCGTGCGTGCCGATACCATTCGCCTGCTGCGCGAACACCGGCACCTGATCAACGACGACTTCCGCAACGATATCCGCAACACCAGCCTGTTCATCGAGCTGTTCAAATGCGAGATCGGCATCCACCGCAACCTGCGCCGAATGAACCGTTACGGCATTCTCGGGCTGTACCTGCCGGAGTTCGGCCACATCGTCGGGCAAATGCAACACGACCTGTTCCACATCTACACCGTCGATGCGCACACCCTGAACCTGATCAAGCATCTGCGTAAGCTCCAATACACGCAGGTGTCGGAGAAATTCCCGCTGGCCAGCAAGCTCATGGCCAAGCTGCCGAAACCCGAACTGATCTACCTCGCAGGCCTGTACCACGACATCGGCAAGGGCCGCGGCGGTGATCACTCAGAACTGGGGGCGGTGGATGCCGAGGCGTTCGGCATCCGTCACCATCTGCCGAACTGGGACACCCAACTGATCGTCTGGCTGGTGCAGAACCATCTCGTGATGTCGACCACAGCCCAGCGCAAGGACCTCTCCGACCCGCAAGTCATTCACGACTTTGCGCAGTTCGTCGGCGACGAAGTGCATCTGGATTATCTCTATGTGCTGACCATCGCTGACATCAACGCCACCAACCCGACGCTTTGGAACTCGTGGCGCGCCAGTCTGTTGCGCCAGCTGTACACCGAGACCAAGCGCGCCCTCAAGCGCGGGCTGGAGAACCCGGTGGATCGCGAAGAGCAGATCCGTCGTACCCAAAGCGCGGCGCTGGACATTCTCGTGCGCAACGGCACCGATCCGGACGACGTCGAGCAACTGTGGTCGCAACTGGGCGATGACTACTTCCTGCGCCACACCGCAGGCGATGTGGCCTGGCACAGCGATGCGATCCTTCAGCAACCGGCCGACGGTGGCCCCTTGGTACTGATCAAGGAAACCACCCAGCGCGAATTCGAAGGCGGCACCCAGATCTTCATTTACGCACCGGATCAGCACGACTTCTTCGCGGTGACCGTGGCGGCGATGGACCAACTGAACCTGAACATTCACGACGCCCGCGTCATCACGTCGACCAGCCAGTTCACCCTCGACACCTACATCGTGCTCGACAGTGAAGGGGGTTCGATCGGGGAGAATCCGGAACGCATCAAAGCCATTCGCGACGGTTTGACCGAAGCGCTGCGCAACCCGGACGACTACCCGACGATCATCAAGCGTCGCGTGCCACGCCAGCTCAAGCATTTCGCGTTCGCGCCCGTGGTGACGATTTCCAACGATGCGCAACGGCCGGTGACGGTGCTGGAGCTCAGCGCGCCAGACCGTCCGGGGTTGCTGGCACGGCTGGGCAAGATCTTTCTGGAGTTCGACCTGTCGCTGCAAAACGCCAAGATTGCAACCTTGGGCGAGCGAGTGGAGGACGTGTTCTTCCTCACCGACGAGAACAACCAGCCGCTGTCCGACCCGCAACTGTGCAGCCGCTTGCAAGACGCCATCGTCACGCAGCTCAGCGTCAATCCCGAACCCACCAGCGGGTTGCGCATCAGCATCTGA